Part of the Periplaneta americana isolate PAMFEO1 chromosome 4, P.americana_PAMFEO1_priV1, whole genome shotgun sequence genome is shown below.
tatttatatttttgtttgtgttaagttgATGATTATTGTAgttgtttattattgatttttcataCTGACTGTCTATTGGCGCATTTccatatgtttatttttcaatttgcaCCTTGAATGAAAGTGAAGTCAGTCAACAACGAAGGTATAAAGTACAAAATTAAGTGTTAAACAATTCTGTTAATTAACATTTTATCATTATATCACCTTCTTCTaagtttaatatattataaagtgaTTTAACATAAATGTCAATGACTGGTACATGGACACTGTCAAAGACTGGTACATGCTAAAATCTTGAGTGTCTATGACTGGTACAATAAACatgtgttacaaaaaaaaattattgcttcattaataaagactattaataattaaaactaccATATGGCACTCATAAAGCCTGAAACAATTAGTGTGTAATGAtactgtttaatttaattatttcgttTTATAACTATACGCAAAATAAAGAAATTTCATCACTAAAGTGTCAAAGACTGGTGcttttacattatacaaatttGCTTGGCTAACCTgtacaaataaatagaaattttATTGATAAAAGTTTGATGCCTCTAGCAAGGGAATGACTCTGTATATTACTAGGTCTGTTATACTAGTTTAAAATAATACGCTATAATCTAAATATATGAATTACGAATTTTTGACGTCGTGTCCTTTAACTagcaaattaatttattagatCGTCATATTGCAATGATCCCAACATTACTCATTCAATGTTAAGAATAGATAGAGCATTATGTTCTCTCCCCATTAATTTAACACAAAGCATTCTTAACTGACATAAGCAAGATAAGCTACGTTTACCGAAGGAATTATTTCTGAATTCAAGTGAAGATATTGACGTGCTACATTCCCCCTCCTACAGATCATTCCACTGTTGTTCGAGCTCCATAATTACCttgacaattattaataattaatatatatacgtagtgaagatgacattcaaaacggcgcaccatgtagacataaaatcttcatgcatcttaattgaacgggTGTTTTAAAATTGATTCTTTCCACATTGCATGCGTACATGGATGGAAAATTGAACCACGTAGATGCAGTTATAGACCATCACGCTCAATCCCCCGAAATTAGCTGTGTCAGTCTGTCTTTGGTATCCTGCTGAAAAGGCACGCAGTAAGTCAGATGAAATAACCGCAATTTATTACGTTGTTTTCTGCAATGGTTAAATATTCAGTGCGTGAACGTGTAcagattttgaaaaagaaattgtgTAGCAGAACAAGGGGAAACTTTGGACGTAAATGTCCTGACAACCCAGTTCCTTGCAGAAAAACAatactaaatttagtgaatatgtttaatgaaacagGTTCTATGAATGGTAGGATGTGAATTATGTTTTTCAACATCATGAAACATTTCAAAACTACTTCCTGGCCCCAGTTCAGAAAATGAAGCACTAATTTAAACAAGTCACAAAGATTTCAATGCAAAGGAGCAATACAATAAGCTAATCTCAACTGGTTCAATTGTTGGAACATTTGAAGATCTCTgagaaagaaacatttgaaatgcaaTTTGCAAGCCATATAAACTTCTGGTTAGTATCCGATGCTTCAAGATAGTCATCCAGGCTCTTGCTTCATTGCGTATCTAGCAATGAAACACCTGGAGAAATTAGTCATCACCATGACAGAGAGGTAGAAACAAACACGACAGATATGGACGAGGACTTTCTGAATTTTGAAGGACGAGAAACAACCACTAAATTTTGTTCCTAACACTCTTATTAAGGGAAACAATTCTTATGCGATGTGAATCTAAAACAAATGGTTCCCTCaacggaagttttttttttttatcgtgcgTATTCTCTCTTAGTCCAAGTTTGAACTAGCGAACTTTGGGTTTAATGGCAAGCATGGTAACCACTCAAATACAAACTAGCGAAAATTCGAAACAGAAAATGAAGGATTCGAATCTTGGATGAAATTTAAAACTAAGTGTTCATTAGTGCTTAAACGCTTTTAAAACCCTTCTAACTAGCAAAATGTTAATCATGTATATTTACAACAGACCTCACACGTATCTACCATTTCTCCATGCGAAATTTCGTTTATTCTCTATGTAAAATTGTCAGTTTAATATTCACACGACCTTGGATTTAATTTCGAAACCAGAAGCTTTACAGTTTTCCCAGGTAGGTTCTTGCAAATGATCTTCAATCGGATAGATCTATAAAGATTCCTCCTAATTTTCAACGTTACAATCATCGTATTGAAAACCTGACGGAATAATGTTGCATACGTACGAAACGAATTTCTACAGAAACAAGATGATCTCAACTGTTAGCAATCAAAGTACTGTAGGCTATATGGAGAGGACTGTTAGCACTGTCTTACAAATTATACTACACGGCATTTTGACGAGAGTACGTGAATTAATTTTTCGCATCTAGATGCTGTAAGCGTAAGACTTTAAGGAATCCTCTGAAATGTACATAATTCGATGAAAGAATACTAATTCAAACAATTTATTCTGGCGCTTAAATGAGATTATGAACCGTTCGGGTTCGAGATTTGACCAAGTAGCCTACTTACTGTGTTGTTATTATAGTTCTGCTTATTTCTCATCAATTTGTCAGTCCCTTAGAGTACGTTCCTAttaaaataatgtgaattatGGAAATCGTTAATCCATTACAGTGTTATAAGAGCACTGAAAAGGttactggaaaaataactaaaaatgtcGTAAAATCTTGTGAAACTAAACGTGTCAACCTAGAAAAATATCTTTCTACCACTCAAACAATACAGAACGTTATCTTAATATACTAAACACGACTCTCAGTAAAGCGAGGAAAACTAAACGTTTACAAACCACTGCATAAACAACGAATGATGACTTAACACCTGTCAATATTACACTTAAAAATCTAACACTCCTCTATTATGTCATATTAAAAAGACACGTTGGAGCACCATATGCAACAATCTGTTCATAACCTGTAACATCGTGGCTTTGAAAAGCTCTACAAATGCTCAACATTTTAACTGCCCAAATtatctaccaatttttttttggtAATCTTCAGTTAATCACACGTACGAAATCGAATTACTGCGCACTTTcgtgtaataaattaatgttgaGGACTGAATATGTCACCGGTCACTTAATGCcacttacaataaaattaacttaTTGCAATCAGGCTTCTTGGTGTTGACGCTGCCATATGGTATTAAAACACTTCAACaactatatacaaataaattagagttaaaataattgtgttaaaatCTTGTTAAAGTATACCAGCAAGATGAATTACAGTCAAATAAAAATATAGCGTAAATGTATGCTGAAAATTCACACGCTCTTTGTACACAAACCACACTTTCCTCGATCCAGTAAATACTTGCATATAGACTAGATTATCATACAAACTATCCTGCCACCACTAAAAGGTCTGTTGTTTTGTCGTAGAATTTGTTCTTGTAGCAAACATTGCGGTATACCAACATTgctcttcattcttcctttcaATTAATCCCAGACCACTTTAATAGATCCCTATATGCGTAACTTCTTTTTAAATTGCACATTTATTAGAAAACAACGTATCTGTGTAAGATCTTTAAAAACTATGTTGTATCTGCGTTAATACCATTCTTCTGATCCAGTTTATTACTATTAGACTTGACCATGTAGATAAAAAATGTAAGAGCTTCCTTTTCAACCACTGGAATTGTTTTGAAATGTTTCATTAacgtctggaaaaaaaaaaaagatgctatCTGAGGCACTTTATAAGTCAATAAtccaaagataaaatattaaaatattactttcaagAACGAAATTAATATTGTAGCAGTATTAAAAGAAAGGTAAATACTTACATCTGCCAGTTGAGCCTTATTGGTCCCTGGTTTTGTTGACACTTTGTAGTGTTTCTTGTACCTTCTCAGTGTGTTAACTTGTAATTGGAAGAGATCCACTTCAGGTAAATCTGTGTCCGTTTCATTCGAGTCATCTTCAGAATCCTTCCTCCGCCGTTTTGTTCTAGCTTTCTGGATAACATCTTTATGGTAATCACAGATGTAGATATGCCTTGCCTAAAGAAACAGTAAGAGAaaaccaattaataaaatataatctttCTAACTACATGATATAACCTTCATGTTACACTTACTGCATGATCAAGATGTAGCTTTAGCCTTCTTTGTGTAACAGTTTTCTGTATTCGTTTACTGTATGAAGCGTTGCCTGCAGGGCGAAGACACCTTTCTTCTTCATCTACGAGACAACATATCTGATCTGGCGGTCCCCGCGAATCTTCTTCACCTGTGCTGAAGCCATTCATCTTGACGCAAACATTCTAAAAGATCGTAAATATCCATTAAAGTTACTGTGTAGcatatttattatacagagtACGAAATTCTAACTAACGTATTACAAAGAACAGACTtcattttatggttttacgtAGCTCATAACCTCACCAAGTCCAACTGAAGGAGTCTTGATGAATTTCTGGACAAGTTCACgcgttttataatgctaaataacACTGTTTCAGTTCACTTCACTCATAAAGATCGTTTTACAGCTATACCTTACGTCCAGTTGTCACGTCTCCATCCACCTCTGCGTGGTACTTCTTTCTCGAGTAATGGCGAAAGTTTTGTTGTTGTCATAGCTCAATACATTAAcaatgtgattggttgatttcaaATACTACTCACATAAACCACGCCCACTAATGAGACCAACAAAAATATTCAGCTTTTAAAACTAtctgacaaataaatagaaaatactgatataggCGATTTCAGGAATATTCAGAACAAAACGTTCTGTTTTCTAGACAAGTCACTATCTCAGAAACCTGGACGTCTTCCATTAATACCAGTAAGAAATAATTTTCGTCTGCTGAACGACGTTTGATAAAAATTTACCGCGCTTTACATAACTTGTGTTGTCATTGGTTGAAAGAAGAGTCTTTTCGTTAAATAGAACCAGCACATTGATTGGTCTAGTTTTTGCGGTCCATCTGAATTTAGCCAATAGAAAACAAGAAGATTTCCCTATGTTACATCCATGTACCGCATAAGTGGCGTGGGGTCGCGATATTCGTAGCAGCTATCCTTTGGTGGTACGAGTTCTGTTAAGgtaagaatatttttatatttccttactGTGATGGTgtcagaagaagaaaattatgatatCAACAGATTAAATTATATTGTGCTCTCTGTGTGAAGTGTGTGCCTTTGCTGTGTTTTTAAACGTGGaaactaaattatataaatcTGCTGCGTTCTATTCACCTATACAACCGTCATCGAAATGGCTGCCATAAGCTTAGCATAGAGAACGGAATAAgtataacagaaaatatttttctctctGAAACTATGCAACGTACAGTATTTATATTACCGtaaattaaagttatttttaaatacatattgtgGGAATTTTATGAGATACGTAAAATACTTAGGAAGAGTGTACGAGATGTTAGAAAGTTTTCCCTTTTGTTCCAAATGGCAGCCAAGGCCGTGTAATGTGGACTCCATTTACCATTAGGCAGGGCTAGGGTTCGGCTCTGTACTAACCTATGGGCCATATACGTGTTGCCCTATAATAGCATAGGGGATTATGCATTTaatgaaatactgtattattgtttattgtaatccaATAAGGTGAAGAAGCAAGCTCCATTGCATAAAATTAAGGGTACTTTCAGTCATAATGTTGGGATTTGCGTCGTCTTTGTCCGATTTTTGTCGTAAATAAATCTTTCCCTATGGCCACCAATACAACCCGTAGTATCCTTATGGGCACTACTCAATGCTATTTGATACGGACCTGGCATGTCGGGTAGTGATTGCCGCCTAACCAAATGCTTTTGATATGGGAAAATGAATTTCGAATAACGATTTTTTAGCAAAATGGCGAGGCTGTTGTCATATAAAATGGCGGGAAGGAGAAATGAAGGTCATACaatgaattaaatgaagaatGGCTACTTAAAAGTTTTAACCCCCATTTACAAGGCAGTTGAGATACAACATTTGCAacgaaatgtaattttaattttatttggcgATACGCCTGGCAGCAAGATTTGTTAAATTGTAACGTTACTTTTcagatttttcacaaatttagttCCCGTATTATTTAGAATCAAAGGTTACATTTTTGTGTGGTATTAATGTTTTTGGTCTATTGGATCTTCAGTAAATTATTTTGCTAGTGAATAGTGATTAGATGAGACAACTAAAGAATTCATACGGAATTtactggttttttttttgtgtataattatTGCTTTATATTATGATCTGACAATTTTAGTCATGTTGTAAGTAAATAAAGTTATATGAAAATTGTATTCAAaacaaatgtgttaatttttacatttaattgtGCTGCAATTAATGCACGATTCTAAttatgtaaaaaatgtaattcagtCCCATGTAATGTTTTCGTATGACTTCAATTCCTTTTCACACATGATTTATACATTCATTTCTCGACATAAAGTAAATATTGTGCTACAATGTCATTAAATTTATGCACAGCTTGATCAATCGAAGAACTAATTAATAGTCTTCGGTTATAATACTGTGCTAAAGTAATTGAATAGCTAAagatattttcagtttttttttctgactCTTTAGATTATTCAacaaattttgtaaattaattaccTAGTAAATGTTATGCAGCTTTTATCTGTGTATAATGAAGCATACAGCGTGATCTTCTGTTATGAGTTTTTCTTTACTACTTACTAGTTAAAAAGTTTTATAATCAATATTTTTCGATCGCGGCTGTGTCGTTGACTTCATCTTACAGGCAACATCGTTGCGCGTGTCATTTGTCAAGGAATCGCACGTGACGTAATGGATTTGGCGCGAAAAAATAGGGTGAGTTCAATAATCTAACGACGTGAACCAGAGTTCAGTttcgaattattttaattttaaacttattgGGTATATGTAAATATATCTAATTACGTGTTAATGACAAATTAGAAGATTGTCGCTTCTAATTTTGGTTATTTCAATTAAACGTACTGGCGTATAAATAGCGATGAGGAAGGAGGAAAAGCCAGTTGCCTATTAGCGGGGATATAAGGGGATGGGGAATTTCATCTACCCTTTCcgaactttttttttcccccttccaTGTGGCCGGGCTGTGCCCGTTGCAAGGAAAGCATTGAGCGAAGCAAGCTTCGTTTGGCGCGACTCGTAACGGCCCGACAACCCCCAGGCAAACCTCAGCCCTGGGAATGCGTCCACCGTCTTATTGACCGACCCGGACCCAGCGCTACTCAGCACGGCACGGTTTCGCGGGGTGGGGAGAGTTTCCGCGTTGTCTAATTCCGGTCCGATCCGCTGCGTGTCGAGGGCGCTGTACTCGGTTGATCGGCGTCACAAAGTGCGACGTTGCCAGTTGTTTCCGACGCTTGTTGGAGTTTTCACGAAGTAATTTTAAGACTCTACGTTTAAAAACTGTAAAAAGTGTGCGTGTTCTCATTTATGAAGTAATTCCAAAGTTTCCGACACTTGTGAAGATACTTCACCAAGTTACGGCGGTAGGAAAGCAAGTTTAAAGAATCGAACGTCACTGAACTTCTGCggcggaaaaaaaaattaaccgcGCACCTGTCTCGTGGTTTTGACAGTGCGCGACACTCAAACTGACCGGCGCGCGGATTGCGGTTTTTGATGTGTACATTGTGTTGCGTCGATTGTCGACACCGTTGGCTTGCCGAAACAAAACGTGCGggatgtttttatttcttttgtacgGGGGCGAGGAACCGCGCGTCTTGTGTCTGAAGGCTGACCTCGAATTTCAAGGGTAGAGGGAGGAGGGTGTCCGCGGCTAGAGAGAGAGACGGGagaggtttcccctcaacccccGCCCTTGAGGCGCAGCGGTAGGCGGGTCGTTCGGCCAGTCAAGTCTTTTCCTTTGTGAGCAGAATAAAATTCGACTTGGCAACGTCGCAGCGGGACCCCCACGTTAGGCGCACACTGTGTGGTGGAGAGAGTCCCCCCCTGTGTCCGGAACGCTACGGAAAGTCCCCGCGCCTCTGCCTAGTGCCTAGCCTAAACCAAGCTCTTGGGGAAAGTGTAGTGTAGTGAAGCCATGTCGGAGCACCATCGCGGTGCCTGGGGAGCGAGGGAGGACGCGGTGTGGTGGCCGGGCGCTATCGCGACGTCTGACTATCAGCAGTCACTACAGTCGCACCACCAGCACCTGCTGAACCAACACCACCAGCAGCAGCTTGCGGCCCAGCAGCAccaacagcagcaacaacaggCGCAGCAGCAGGCGTCCCAGCACGATGCCGTCGCCCGCAGTACCGCCGCGGCGGCGGCGACGCAGCAGCTCTTTTCGTATAAGATGGCCAGCAGCTTCCAAAATCCGGCGACCACGATGACTTCAGCCACAGTCTCGTCGTCGTCGCCCGTCGCCTCCTGCATGCGAGGTTACGACTATAGCAGTGGAGGAATGGTCGGCGCCGGTGGCCGATCAGGGGACGCTGGTTCCGCCCCGCAATGGTGGTACCCCAGTGGCATGGCAAACTCTATTCAAAACGTGCCGTCACCTCCCGCAGTGGTACGTATCGTCGCGTGTGTTGGTAGCGGAGGGGGGGAATGTTTACGTTTCCCCTCCTACCGCCGTGCGCCGTGCTCTGCTCTGGTGTTTTTGTATGCATTTTGTATGTCATTTGTTCGGACCAGTTTTTTCTGTTGTCACTTGTCAAATTCGTGTGCGAATGTGTCAGCGCGGATCCGAAAACCGCGGCATGGCTTGATGACTCCCCTTGAGTCTCCGGCGCATCTGCAGTCCGAGATCTGACATTTCCAGATTTCGTATTTATGCGACGATCGATGATTCGGCCACATTTGCTTGCGACGATAACGGAACTGTCGCAAATTTTTGACGCCCCACGTGTCTGTCGAGTTCCGCGTACTTAGGCAAGCAGGTGGCCGAGGTGCGGCGGTATagcgaagaaaaaaatgaaaacaacagCCCGCGTCCTTTGTGTATCCCGCTGAC
Proteins encoded:
- the Sap30 gene encoding histone deacetylase complex subunit SAP30 homolog isoform X1, yielding MNGFSTGEEDSRGPPDQICCLVDEEERCLRPAGNASYSKRIQKTVTQRRLKLHLDHAARHIYICDYHKDVIQKARTKRRRKDSEDDSNETDTDLPEVDLFQLQVNTLRRYKKHYKVSTKPGTNKAQLADTLMKHFKTIPVVEKEALTFFIYMVKSNSNKLDQKNDLELADST
- the Sap30 gene encoding histone deacetylase complex subunit SAP30 homolog isoform X2 is translated as MNGFSTGEEDSRGPPDQICCLVDEEERCLRPAGNASYSKRIQKTVTQRRLKLHLDHAARHIYICDYHKDVIQKARTKRRRKDSEDDSNETDTDLPEVDLFQLQVNTLRRYKKHYKVSTKPGTNKAQLADIWNLLTPHED